In one Lolium rigidum isolate FL_2022 chromosome 3, APGP_CSIRO_Lrig_0.1, whole genome shotgun sequence genomic region, the following are encoded:
- the LOC124703386 gene encoding WD repeat-containing protein 20-like has protein sequence MATSSSAGGGGAAGGAPGLKTYFKTPEGRHKLQYEKTHSPSVLHYNHGAGGKTVSEMTVAYLKEKPVGQGSTPSTPSSGSGMRSAAARLLGTGNGSRTLSFAGNNGVSRAVSGSSRVGGGIGMSTSVSGSQAVVNYDGKGTYIIFNTADTLFISDLNSHDKDPVKSIHFSNSNPLCHAFDSEAKEGHDLIIGVWSGDVYSMSLRQQLQDPGKKPVASQHFINKEKDGTANSRCTCVAWVPERDGIFVVSNADGNLYVYDKSKDGNADWTFPTVKDQSQLMISHAKSNKSNPTARWHICQGAINAISFSPDGAYMATVGRDGYLRVFDFAKEQLIFGGKSYYGALLCCSWSADGKYLLSGGEDDLVQVWSMDDRKMVAWGEGHTSWVSSVAFDSYWSPPNSDEAVESVMYRFGSVGQDTQLLLWDLAMDEIAVPLRHPSSGSPTFSSGSPSAHWDSACPPPTGVLQPSPRMRDVPKLSPLVAHRVHADPLSGLEFTSESIVTICREGQIKIWARPVHSENSQRPNSSELLAGNAISKDKMITSPNKAGAVSSSFKQPSSVLYS, from the exons atggcgacgtcgtcgtcggctggtgggggcggcgcggccgggggcgcgCCCGGTCTCAAGACCTACTTCAAGACCCCCGAGGGGCGGCACAAGCTGCAGTACGAGAAGACCCACTCCCCCTCCGTGCTGCACTACAACCACGGCGCCGGCGGCAAGACCGTCTCCGAG ATGACGGTGGCATATTTGAAGGAGAAACCGGTGGGGCAGGgttctacaccttcgacaccaaGTTCTGGCAGCGGTATGCGATCTGCAGCTGCGAGACTGCTTGGTACCGGGAATGGGAGCCGAACACTCAGCTTTGCGGGGAACAATGGTGTCAGCAGGGCTGTTTCAGGGAGCAGCCGTGTGGGTGGAGGCATCGGTATGTCAACGAGCGTTAGCGGATCACAAGCAGTGGTGAACTACGATGGCAAGGGCACATACATCATCTTCAATACTGCTGATACACTGTTCATCAGCGATCTCAACTCACATGACAAA GATCCAGTGAAGTCCATCCACTTCAGCAACTCAAACCCGCTTTGTCATGCATTTGACTCGGAGGCCAAAGAGGGCCACGACCTGATCATTGGAGTATGGTCAGGAGATG TCTACTCGATGTCATTGAGGCAGCAGTTGCAAGATCCTGGAAAGAAGCCTGTTGCATCTCAACATTTTATCAATAAAGAGAAGGATGGAACTGCTAACAG CCGATGTACTTGTGTTGCATGGGTGCCGGAGCGCGATGGCATATTTGTTGTCAGTAATGCTGATGGAAATCTTTACGTTTATGACAAA TCCAAGGATGGAAATGCTGACTGGACATTTCCAACTGTAAAAGATCAAAGTCAGCTGATGATTTCACATGCAAAGTCCAATAAG AGCAATCCTACTGCAAGATGGCACATCTGTCAAGGTGCAATCAATGCCATTTCATTTTCCCCTGATGGAGCGTACATGGCTACTGTTGGTCGAGATG GCTACTTAAGAGTATTTGACTTCGCGAAAGAACAACTAATATTTGGTGGGAAAAGCTACTATGGTGCTCTTTTGTGTTGCTCATGGAG CGCGGATGGAAAATATTTATTATCAGGTGGGGAAGATGATCTTGTACAAGTATGGAGCATGGATGACAGAAAGATGGTTGCATGGGGCGAGGGGCATACATCATGG GTTAGCTCGGTTGCATTTGATTCATATTGGTCCCCACCAAATTCTGATGAAGCAGTAGAAAGTGTGATGTATCGCTTTGGCTCTGTTGGTCAG GATACTCAACTGCTTCTCTGGGATCTGGCAATGGACGAGATTGCTGTGCCACTACGACATCCTTCCAGCGGCTCCCCAACATTTAGCAGTGGAAGCCCTTCTGCACACTGGGACAGTGCATGCCCTCCTCCTACTGGTGTTCTTCAGCCTTCTCCACGGATGCGAGACGTACCGAAGCTCTCACCCCTTGTGGCACACAGAGTACACGCTGATCCACTGTCTGGCTTAGAATTCACCAGCGAATCAATTGTCACCATATGCCGTGAGGGGCAAATAAAAATCTGGGCCAGACCAGTCCACAGTGAGAACAGCCAGCGGCCAAATTCTTCTGAACTGTTAGCTGGCAATGCCATCTCAAAGGATAAGATGATAACATCACCAAATAAGGCAGGCGCCGTCAGCTCTAGCTTCAAGCAACCATCATCTGTTCTTTACTCGTGA